In the Caballeronia sp. LZ062 genome, one interval contains:
- a CDS encoding N-acetylmuramoyl-L-alanine amidase produces MSRKMLIKPFHSIESSASAPHNWRRRQVLRAGASTLVLALVGPKLAHASSVLGVRVWPARDYTRVTIESDQPLTNSNQLLQGPDRLVVDLNGIDLDQALRDLVSKITPNDPQIQAVRVGQYQPHVVRMVFDLKGSVKPQVFTLGPIGSYKYRLVFDLYPAVAPDPLMELLAQTEHKQEAFDRANPNPSAPPPATLSGPATAQKPLAHDSTDDFFQKYAGNDLPEDTAKAPPVVKPRVPPAAVPPVIAKKKDDDDDDSRYAFSAPKQDRAATTRLLTVAIDPGHGGEDPGAIGGAGTYEKHIALDIAKKLRAKIDAQPNMRAMMTRDADFFVPLNVRVQKAQRVGADLFVSIHADAFTTPDARGSSVFALSEHGASSAAARWMANKENSSDQVGGINVKTQDASVNRALFDMSTTAQIRDSMRYGSFVLNEIGGINKLHKGSVEQAGFAVLKAPDIPSILVETAFISNPDEEARLNDDAYRDKMANAILKGIKRYFAANPPLAKSRMT; encoded by the coding sequence ATGTCTCGAAAGATGCTGATCAAGCCGTTCCATTCGATCGAATCGAGCGCCAGCGCGCCGCACAACTGGCGCCGGCGTCAGGTGCTGCGCGCTGGCGCTTCGACGCTCGTGCTCGCGCTCGTCGGCCCGAAGCTCGCGCACGCGAGTTCCGTGCTCGGCGTGCGCGTGTGGCCGGCGCGCGACTACACGCGCGTGACGATCGAATCCGATCAGCCGCTCACGAACAGCAATCAGCTGCTGCAGGGACCGGACCGGCTCGTCGTCGATCTGAACGGCATCGATCTCGATCAGGCGCTGCGCGATCTCGTCTCGAAGATCACGCCCAACGATCCGCAGATTCAGGCGGTGCGCGTCGGGCAGTATCAGCCGCATGTCGTGCGCATGGTGTTCGACCTGAAGGGCTCGGTGAAGCCGCAGGTCTTCACGCTCGGGCCTATCGGCAGCTACAAGTATCGGCTCGTGTTCGATCTGTATCCGGCGGTCGCGCCCGATCCGCTGATGGAATTGCTCGCGCAGACCGAGCACAAGCAGGAAGCGTTCGACCGCGCGAATCCGAATCCGTCCGCGCCGCCGCCCGCGACGCTCTCGGGTCCGGCCACGGCACAGAAGCCGCTCGCGCATGACTCCACGGACGACTTCTTTCAAAAATACGCTGGCAACGATCTGCCGGAAGACACGGCGAAAGCACCGCCCGTAGTGAAACCGCGCGTGCCGCCTGCCGCCGTGCCGCCCGTCATCGCGAAGAAGAAAGACGACGACGATGACGACAGCCGCTACGCGTTCTCCGCGCCCAAGCAGGACCGCGCCGCCACGACGCGCCTCCTGACCGTGGCGATCGACCCCGGTCACGGCGGCGAAGACCCCGGCGCGATCGGCGGCGCGGGCACCTATGAGAAGCACATCGCGCTCGACATCGCGAAGAAATTGCGCGCGAAGATCGACGCCCAGCCGAACATGCGCGCGATGATGACGCGCGACGCCGACTTCTTCGTGCCGCTCAACGTGCGCGTGCAGAAGGCGCAGCGCGTCGGCGCAGACCTGTTCGTGTCGATTCACGCGGACGCGTTCACGACGCCCGATGCGCGCGGCTCGTCGGTGTTCGCGCTGTCGGAGCACGGCGCATCGAGCGCGGCGGCGCGCTGGATGGCGAACAAGGAGAACTCGTCGGATCAGGTCGGCGGCATCAACGTGAAAACGCAAGACGCGAGCGTGAACCGCGCGCTGTTCGACATGTCGACCACCGCGCAAATCCGCGACTCGATGCGCTACGGCAGTTTCGTGCTGAACGAGATCGGCGGCATCAACAAGCTGCACAAGGGATCGGTCGAGCAGGCGGGCTTCGCCGTGCTGAAGGCGCCGGATATTCCGTCGATCCTCGTGGAAACTGCGTTCATCAGCAATCCGGACGAAGAAGCGCGCCTGAACGACGACGCCTACCGCGACAAGATGGCCAACGCGATCCTGAAAGGCATCAAGCGGTATTTCGCGGCGAATCCGCCGCTCGCCAAGAGCCGCATGACGTAA